The genomic segment ATGCAGGGCATCGGGGAGATTTTGAGCGCGAAAGGCAATCCAAGCCAGACAGACGAGGTGAAATACGACGAACATCTTCACAATCATCCACCAAGAATTTCTCCAGGTCCACTCGGAAATTGGCGGCCGTGAACCATGTTTCAGTCGGTCCACCGACAAATACATCCCGTGCAAGGCCCCCCACACGATGAAATTCCAACTAGCGCCGTGCCATAAGCCGCCCAACAACATAGTGATTGACAAATTTCGATAGGTGATCAAGGTTCCATGCCGATTCCCTCCCAAAGGGATATAGAGGTAGTCTCGCAACCAAGTTGAAAGTGAAATATGCCAACGCCGCCAAAACTCTGTGATTGACGTAGAAAAGTAAGGCTGGGCGAAATTCACCATCAATCGCACGCCTAACAAACGGCTCACACCCCGTGCAATATCGGTATACCCAGAGAAATCGCAATAAATCTGGATCGCAAACAGATACAAGCTAAACAATAGGTCCGCAGATGTGGCTTGATCGGGATAAGTAAACCTCGTGTCTACAAGAGGCGCCAGGGTATCGGCGACCCCCACTTTTTTGAAATATCCCAAAACGATCAGCATCAAGCCTTCGCGCAAACAGCGGCCAGTAATCGTTCGTTTTTGGCTCAGTTGCGGCAACAAGCTTGAGGCGCGTTCGATAGGACCGGCGACCAATTGCGGAAAGTACGATACGAAAAGCGCGAACGTCGCAATACTATCGCACGGTTTGTCCAATCCGCGATAGATGTCGATGGTGTACGACATCGTCTGAAACGTATAGAAGGAAATTCCTACAGGAAGCAAGATATTCAGCATAGGCACGTTGGCGCGAATACCTAATGACGCCAAGAGCGCTATGAGGGAACTTACGAAAAATCCGTAGTATTTGAAGAAGCCCAGAATGGAAAGATTGGTGACAATGCTAACCAGCAGCAAGTGTTTGCGCGTGCGGGGATTCGTGGATTGATAGATCCACCGTCCGCAGAAATAATCGACGACCGTCGAGATTCCTAAAAGACCCAAAAAACGATAATCCCACGAACCGTAAAAAAACCAGCTTGCCGCGAGCAACCACAGGTTTTGCGCACGCAAGTTCAAGCAATAATAGACCGCCAAAACAATCGGCAGGAAAATCAGAAATGCGTAGGAGTTGAAGAGCATGAGATAACGGCGAACAAGTTCGGAGGTGGAACTGCACTGATTTCAAATAATGAACAGCATTGAGCGTCTTGCCAAATGCACCTCCATCTAAAGAGATGGTCAGGCGGCTCGCTCGGGCAAATTCATGAATTGGTAGACTGGCCCTTAGAATGGAAAATGACTAGCCAGCGTATTGTTACTCACCACCACCTCATTTGCTTCGTTAATTTGAAAGACGACTCTTTCGTGGCACGTTCATGGCTGAACTCCGAACTGCAGCCTATTGTCAATCTTCGGATTGCTCCAGCCTCAGACAGTTCATTGAGCCGCTGATAGAACTGGTATTAGCCCATACAGTCAATCTGATCCAGACCGTAGTCGGGAATCATGAATTGGCTTCGTCATTTATCCATTTCATTTTGTACAATGAATGTGAATAGAGCGGTTATCAATTACAGGCTGCAAAAAATTCATTGTAGCGTCGTGGGACATCTCCATCCAGGGTTTCGCGCAACGGCATGTCCCACCGCCGTCTGACTGGGAAATTGCTAATTCGCTTCCAAATCCCTCGCCGCACTTCCTACTCCATGCTTCGTGGCAACCGGCCAAATCAGCTTTTCGTGAGTCGGATCGCAACCCGCAACCGTCTGAGGCAGAAACAATATTTCTTCCTGAATCTCCGGCACCAGATGCAGCGGATTCATGATCTGCGTTATTCGTAGTTGCGACTCGTGCAGCAGCCAGCATTTCTGCCTGATCAGTCATATCGCCGTGGCAGATCATCTGAACACAATGATTGGCCGACGCTTTTAGACGGGATTTGCGGGGGCGGTAGCAATACGATTCTCTGCGGTGCTCACAATGACAATATCCATGTCGGCGGCGGTTTCACGTACATCTCCACTTTCGCCGGATACTATTTCATCGTGGCCTACGGCACCAACTACATCGACTCCGGCCTGGGGAACGATTTTGTGTATGGCTTCAATCTACTGGACGACGAGGAAGACCTATTCGATCTGCTGGCCAGAACCCAATAACCCAGCGTTTTGGGGTCAAAATAATACCGGGAATGAAATGCCATTTTGGGGGGGAGGCAATGGGTGATCGCATCCCATTCGGCAAGATTTAACGTGTTGCGTCGGAGGCACGACAGGCCCTGGAACTGGGCGGCGACCGCAACGTTATTGCAATTGACCTGCACCTAATCGACCGCGTGTGACATGTGTTAGAGCATCGGACCTATTCAACTTAGCACAAAACGTATTTTTACGCCCACGCGCGGCGTGGCGATTTTTGTGCCGTCTGCCCCCGTATTGAAAATCTTGATCACAGTCGCCGTGTTCTCTGAGGTATTCGCCCTGCGCCTCCACGCACCGGGCGCGAGTGGCGGCGATTCTGGACACATTGCTTCAATTGAGTATGTCACTGCCTCCGTGCCGTCCTGGCCCGCGGTCAGGCCGGGCAGGAGTATTCCCTAAATTCTCGCCAAAAGGCATCGCGCCACCATGTTGTTTTTCCGGGTGGAGCTGATCATGTGGCTGACGCTCAATCAAGTTGGCGTAATACCCCTTCCCGATTGGCGGAATAAACAAATAACGGTCCTGGCCTTGCTTTCGGTTGCGGGACAGTCGGAATATGTTGTCAAAGATCAGTGTTGTTGGAGGGCCATTTTCCGATCTTGGGAATTCCGGTGGTCAGGCCGCCAAATGGTGCATTAAAACGCCGGTTGCCGATTCCGAGTGGTATTTGTCGCGCCGACGTGCTAGCGTTGATTCTGACGTCGAATCCTCGCTGTTTTATCGAAGAGCTCACATTGAAAAGTTGGACATGCTTAGCCAGTTCCCGGCGACGCTCATCACTGATCTGCGTTCGGCGGTGGGGCTTCACGATCTCGGCCACCGCCTCGAAGTGCTCTGCCTGGAAAAGCAGCCAGATTTCGCCTTCACCCTCTTGGTGGACTTGGCAACAGCCTGATTCCTTCAACTGCCGGGCAATACTAGGATGGTTCCGTAATTCGATCACCAGTAAATCGCCACCCTGCGGGTAGATCTCGCCGAAGCGGCACTTTAAGACCTGCAATATGGGGTCGATCTTGTCGCGCTGCCGGCCGTGCGGATCGATTACGGGGTCAAACGTCACTCGGTATCTCTCGCCATATTGTTCCATCAAACCCACACAGTCACTCATGGTCTTAACCTTGGTTAACCTTTCTGGTTCGCTCGCGTTTCGCCACCGGGGGTTTCCAATGGGAGGATTCAAATTCACATTGCGGGCGGCCGGTGCGGCGTGAGAACTTCTCAGCTTCGGTCCATTGGGCTTGGATTTGCTCGCACATTTTTTGATTTCTGCGAGTGTCGGTTCGTGCGCCATCTCTGGCATCTGTCTTCCCCTATTGCGTGGTTGGGTTTAATCTCACCGGTGCACACACACTAGGGTCGGCCATTTTCGGTCGGCCTTTTTTTCTGGCAAGGCCTTATTACAACTGACTTGCATTAACGCCGATTTCTTGGAGTTGTCGCTCGTGGTCGATGATCCGTTCGATTTCGACCACTGCCAGCCCGCCTGAGACGTATCCAACCAACACGCCGAGTTTTCACCTGGCAACGACTTTCGCGGCTTCTCTCCGCCCTGATAGGCTGGTTTGTTGAGCACTCCTTTCGGCGGACGTTTGGTTTTCGAGTCGATCGGCAGATAAGTGAACTTGTCCGTCCAGTGTGTTATTGATATCACCCGTGTATCCCTTTGCAGGGAATGTGAACACTTGGCCCGGTGAGAGATTTCCACTTCCCTCTTGCCGGGCCTTTTCGTGCGCTTTCAATGTTTTGTAAAAAATGAGCATTTTGGATTTTGGGATTTAGCATGCTTTTTCTTTGCGGTTCATGGACTCATTAAGCCTCTCCGTGAAAGTGCTTGTTGCCGCGGTTGATCCGGCTCCACCGCCAAACAGTCTGCGCCGACGGCTTGCCGAGGATCGTCTTGCAGATTTTTGAAATCGGCTCAGTGTCTTCACCGAACGGGTCAATCATCACATCACGAGAAGTAGAAACGGTCGTCATCAATCAAGCTCCTAAAATGCAAAGACGAAAAAAGGGCGAATCCGAATCAATTCACCGAGACGTAATCACGAGCGCACAATCCTGTGTGCTATTCGTGTTACCCTCAGCAAACCGACCTGGATTCGCCCTCGGTGGGTCGAACAGTGCGACGATTTTCTGAAGTGGTCGACCTCTCCGGCCAACCGTTGCACCTCTCTTCACTGGCTGGTGCAACATCAGTTCAAATTGTAATTGGCTCCGGCGCAAAATCGCACCGATACCCGTTAGCTCAGAAATCACGTTCAAACGCTGACCTGATTACAACGATAGGTATCGGAAATGCAATGTGTCCGGGGTTGTGCCCGGTTTCACATAGCCAATTTTTGCTTTGAATGGAGCCGCTTCACTAATCTCTAAATTAGAAACTAGCAGTAGTAGTATTAAGGCGGCTATTTTGCTGTGGAAACTTTGGCAATCATTTTACGAAGTCACTCAATCTTAAATACCATTCTCACATTGTCAATACGTTTAACCTAGCTGCTTCATCACGTCACGCGCTTTTGAGTGGTCGCGCTCGGCGTAAACTTCTGTCATTGCAATCGTTGCATGACCTAAGATTATTTTTGAAGTTTCTACGTCGCCTTGCTGGCGTAATGCTGTTGCAGCAGTGTGGCGGATGCGATGCGGATGGAAGTCATCGACTTCGGCCTTTTCACATGCTCGCTTGATAGCGTTGCGGTATGAGTCGCGTCCGTAGGGGCGATTCGCCGGCAGTTTGTTATTGCGCATCGTTGGCCGAAACACATAGCCGGTTTCGGTAGCATTCAGAAACGGCTCAATGATTTTCTGCGCCTTCGGACCGATGAAAATCACTCGCGTTTTTCCATGGTGTTCCGTCTTGTGTGAACCGGGTCTGTATTCCCAAACGTCGCCCCAACAGTCGACTTCTTCGGCACGCATGTGAAGGACTTCACCCGGGCGCATAGCGGTCAGCAATTGCAGTTGTACCATCGCCGCCACTGGTGGCCGTAGGTGCGGCAGAATCGCCGTCAGCGTGTCTACGGGAACGGGCGTGACCGGTGTACTCTCGACGGCGCATGACCGGCCCGATTCAAGCCCCTGCACGGTCATCAGATCGTGATAAACCGATGACGATAACAGTTCCTCACTCGCCGCCCACTTGAACATACGACGGATACGGCCCGCCTGCTTATTGACACTGATCCGCTTCCAGCCCAGCGCGATCATTTTATCGCGGACTTGTATTAGCGCCTTCGGTCCGAAGTCGGCAGCGTAGGTTTTGCTGTGGGACTTCTCGATCACCCGCAACACACTTTCGAGCGCGGATACCTCGGATGTCTGACGACCGTTTTTGCGGTAGTGGTCGTGAGCGAACGCGCGGTAACGCTGCACGAGATCACCAACCGTGATGTCGGGACGCAATCCAACCGACTGGTCTTTGCGGTCGGCTTTCCACTGCTCGATCAATTCGCGGTAGCGTCGGCGGCTTTCATGGGAATTGTGCTTCCCTAGCCAATGCTCAACGCCGTTGATCTGAGTTCTCGCCTGTCCACTCGGTTTGTGGAGATTGTAACCGGGACGCCTTGCCATGGGTCGTGCTCCTTCAATAGCCGGTATTTAGCCGGTAGAAGCTACACTGCTCATTCTTGGCATGTCACGTAAATCGTTACGTATCAGCGAGTTGTCAGGTGGAGTATAGGGGACTTGAACCCCTGACCTTCTGGCTGCCAGTCAGTCTTGTGTATCAACTACAATTACAATAACCCTTGTTTTATAGGGTTTACGTGCTTGTAATTATACACAATTACACCCCATTTCAAGCAACTTTTGGGGCAAGTTGATCAGAGTTGATCAGAGTGTGACCTGCTGGCTCATGGGCAGACGGTCTACGAAAAAACCGCCGACGCATAACGCCTCACGAACACGGCCCGTGAATCGGAAGACATACGGTCTACGAAAAAACCCAACAGTCCATAACGGGTGTCAGTGGGGCTTCATGCTGCTCTGCGACTCATCGTTGTCGATCACACAGCCCTTACGTCACCTGCTGTAAGCAGCCAGGGTGAGTCCGTATGAACGCCCCGCTGGAGCGAAGATTATGAC from the Symmachiella macrocystis genome contains:
- a CDS encoding MBOAT family O-acyltransferase, giving the protein MLFNSYAFLIFLPIVLAVYYCLNLRAQNLWLLAASWFFYGSWDYRFLGLLGISTVVDYFCGRWIYQSTNPRTRKHLLLVSIVTNLSILGFFKYYGFFVSSLIALLASLGIRANVPMLNILLPVGISFYTFQTMSYTIDIYRGLDKPCDSIATFALFVSYFPQLVAGPIERASSLLPQLSQKRTITGRCLREGLMLIVLGYFKKVGVADTLAPLVDTRFTYPDQATSADLLFSLYLFAIQIYCDFSGYTDIARGVSRLLGVRLMVNFAQPYFSTSITEFWRRWHISLSTWLRDYLYIPLGGNRHGTLITYRNLSITMLLGGLWHGASWNFIVWGALHGMYLSVDRLKHGSRPPISEWTWRNSWWMIVKMFVVFHLVCLAWIAFRAQNLPDALHFLEGIFAGRHNAEINEISWMSKRLLILIVTLAAIDICQRASNDHVVFLRLPTILQGAFVALLIALTLAFGGIDDQVPFIYFQF
- a CDS encoding tyrosine-type recombinase/integrase; protein product: MARRPGYNLHKPSGQARTQINGVEHWLGKHNSHESRRRYRELIEQWKADRKDQSVGLRPDITVGDLVQRYRAFAHDHYRKNGRQTSEVSALESVLRVIEKSHSKTYAADFGPKALIQVRDKMIALGWKRISVNKQAGRIRRMFKWAASEELLSSSVYHDLMTVQGLESGRSCAVESTPVTPVPVDTLTAILPHLRPPVAAMVQLQLLTAMRPGEVLHMRAEEVDCWGDVWEYRPGSHKTEHHGKTRVIFIGPKAQKIIEPFLNATETGYVFRPTMRNNKLPANRPYGRDSYRNAIKRACEKAEVDDFHPHRIRHTAATALRQQGDVETSKIILGHATIAMTEVYAERDHSKARDVMKQLG